CCAAaacctcagctgctgctgcctccaagAAATCAGGAACCAAAGGAAAAGAGGCAGCGAATGGTAAGAATGTAGACTGTAAAACTGAGCTTGctccaactgaaaacactgGTGATGTAGCAGTGCATAAAGAGAGTACAGGGGTAGCGCTGTCTGAGCAgccagctgcacacacacagccaacaaGCCAGGGTGGGGGGGGTCCACTCAGCCTTCAAGTGGAATCAAGCCCTCAGCAGAATCTCCAGAAGACTGAAATACAATCAGAAAACACTAACGGTGCAGGTGATGAGACCCGTGTTACACCAGCAGCTAACAACATCCCCCATATCAAATCTGCTCATGCAGGCAGTTGTAAACAGTCTTCAAACGGCGCCCTGCCCGCCCACATCAGCGGAGGGCAGGTTCATGAGGTCAGCTCCCCGAATTCTCCGAGAGACACCGAACGCCCCATAGACACGCCTTGCAGCATGGGAAGCACCGACACTCCCTTAGAGGACTCCTGGAGCGGCACCCACCACCAGGTCAGCCCAGAGTCCGAGACCGGCAGCACACACACCACGTCCTCTGACGACATCAAGCCCCGCTCAGAGGACTACGACGCCGGAGGCTCGCAAGATGACGACTGCTCCAACGACAGAGGGGTTTCCAAGTGTGGCACCATGCGCTGCCATGACTTCTTGGGTCGCAGTAGTAGTGACACAAGCACCCCGGAGGAGTTAAAGATGTACGAAGGTGGAGCGGGGCTGAGAGTGGAGGTGCGGCTGCGTGGGCGCGAAGCGGAGACCaccagtgaggaggagggagtaAGACAGCGTCCTCGTTCCTGGTTGCAAAAAGACGAGGCTCCTGTAGAGGAGGAGCACTCCGAGGTGGAGGCCACGGTGACTGTAAAGAGCGTGCCCGACCACCAGCTCTTctcctcagaggaggaagacgatgACGATGACGAGGAGGCGACGGAGGATGAGCGGTCTGAAGTCGAGGTGATTCCAGGTCAGGCTCCGCCACCGCCGACTGAACCCTCACCACATTTTCAGGGGATTGTCAACCTAGCTTTCGACGACGACGGCGTGGACCAGGAGAACGAGCAGCCCGACTACCAGTCAACCTCTAACTTCCGTCGGTCGGTGTTGCTCTCTGTCGACGAGTGTGAGGAGTTGGGCTCAGAGGAGGGCGGCGTCCAAACTCCGCCTCAACAGCCTGACGACGCTGTGACCCCCTGTGATGTCTTCGAGTCTGACTCCACAGTTACCAGCGACCAGCAGAACCACCTGCCGGGCCGTCTTGAGACTGCAGGtgtgaagcacaaaaaaaacgACGAAGAACTGGAAGAAAAATCCTCCGTATTCCTTACAGAGCTCCAGGAGCCCGTGCAGGAGGAGAGTAATCACATCCAGGTGGATGGAGTGAAGCCCGGCGGCCCGCTCCTGGATGCTGACGCTAGAGACCTCCCTCCCCAGGAGCGCCCTTGCCACCTGGATCTGCGGCACACTGAACAATACAACGGAGGGCTGCGCAAAAATCACACCAACCCCTCAGAAAGCAAGAAAGCTGATTTACATCTAGACTTAAATGAGCCTCAGCTGACAGGGGACTCTCCTGTACATGCTGCACAATCTCCAGCAGGTAATGTATGATCTACGGACTCTTCCTAGACCCCAAATCTGAACCCATCTCTTATCCCTAAACTCCATCAGTGAAGGTGTAGTTTATCCCTGCAAGATTCATTCTCCTCTGCTCCGATTCCTAGACCTTACCTACATCCAACACATTCCTATCCCTCTTTCAGAAAAAGGATATCATTGAGCAGACTAGTTAAGTAACTAGTTATAAagttcaaattcaaatgaaatcagtGGTGGTCATACCTTCATAGCTAAAAGCTTCCACTCATTTCAACCCATCGATTGCGTAGCTGTTGTAAATTTGAATTTGCAACATCAATATCCTTTTAAAGATGGAGATCGGTCTCATCGCAACAGACAACCCCAACTGTACTTTTTAAACAACTGAACTACCTGTAGTTGGAGGCATTTAGGCCTTGGTAACTCAGTTTACACAAAAAAGGGGAAAGCAGTGTACTCTTCACTAAGACTGATCTTAGAAATGTATCTGTCAAAAAGAATCTGCCTTGTGACAAGGCCTGTGACATACCTAGGTATATAAATGCACTTTTATGTACATAAAATAAGactttttgattatttttgtcatttcttttatGCAGTGGAACAGTCGTTGGCGTTTTTAAGCCATAgataatttgacatttttgaaggTGCGATATATAGCGTTTTAACAGCAATATGTCAATTCCAAATTAATagtttttttgcttgtttaatTACTATTAGGGTtagaacatttttaaattgtatgCCGTGCCACAGATAGTGATATTGATAAAGGTTCAGTGAAATTTAGACTACGTTTCCCATGAATCACgctgtttcttttctcagcAGCGTGTCTCTTCTTTCTTGCTCCATGAGTGTTGCTTTTTCTTTAGCTTTATTGTAAAGGATAAACTTGTTTGGCTTCTCATTTATTACTCCTTTGCCGTTATGAGGAGCACAATCTTCTGGCTCCATAAGCTCTTCTTCAAACAAACCTCGTTGTCACGGTGCCGGCTGCAGTGCAGCTCCACTCGatgatgttttttcatttcagtattatactaacaactcaaaatgaatgttaaaaGATTGGTTGGTGTTAAAATGCTATATGTAGCACCTTTAAAAACTGTGTTCAGGTAAATTACAAGCaagcaatgattttttttttcctgtagaGTGAAGCCACTGCTTCTCAGAAAGTGTGTTATACTGGGAAACGTTTCCCTTGCATCTCTTtgctgtttgattttatttgggAATgtacctgttttttttatttatttttatttttgcactgcacacatgcatgccaATGTGGGAATTAATTTATCAGACCATCCatcatttttgtgtattttttttttccatcacccATTACCTTTTGTCATACCCAGTAGACCTGTGTCTAGATGCTTAGACGTCCACCTTTTAAGAAGACAGTGTTTTGTTGTCTATAAGCTTTTGTTCAGTAGGTCTGTGTAGTGTCAGTAGCCGCCTCTGTGAAGTATGTGACGTGTCTCTAGAGCAGCTGTCACAGTTCTGCcatgtctctcttttttccactACCATaatcagaaaaagaaatccCGCTGCACCATTACTGAGGGTCTGTCCCGATGCAAACAtgtcagttattttcttttcaatatCAAACAGCGATCAGTCACTTCATCTTCTACCTTTTTGAAAttgttaaaaatataaaacacaaagaatgtCAAAAGAAACTGGGTGGTGTGCCATCTTTTGTGCTACTAAGTAAAGCACTGTTGCTTGCGTTTTAGGTTTTTGTGACAGTATTTAAGTCTGTTCGTTAGGTCTGCTCGTTCAAAGACCTGCACGTAAATCTAAAAAACATATCACTGTTACTTCCTGACAAATGCAGAGTTCACTGGTGCTGGCAGTGCATGGCTTACTTTGTTCGGACAGGTGGATAAAGAGATGCATTCAGAAAAGAATCCCTCTGTGCATTACCTTTAAAGCAACTGTAAACCCTTGACATCCATATCTGAAGGAATCGGTGAATTTTGAAGTAAATACTTAAAATCTTATATTGGTTATGACATTGCCATCCGACTGACCATAATGTTACCATCAGTGTCACTGCTTCCCCCTGTGCTGCCCTCACCTAACTTCACTATGGAATACCTTTTAAAGGACACAGTTGCATTAAGGGTAAACTTTCAGTgatcagtgttttattgtagTAGGCAGTGACTAGTCTGAAATTAAAAAGAGCTGTGGAGGAGCATACcagtttgtcattttgcagTATTGTCAATTGTTTTTAGGGGAGAATGGTTGTGACAGATTGGATCAAACCTGCAAACATGACCGCCGACCATCCAAAGCCCTCTCTCCCATTTACGAGATGGATGTGGGAGAAGCCTTAGAGCACTGCTCGGACAAGGACAGGAAAGTTAAACTGAAGGcggaggaagaaaagcaaagagcGGACGATGACAAGAGCAGTGAGTTTGCAGAGCGGGACTGGAGTCTGCTCAGGCAGCTCCTCTCAGACCACGAGTCCAATCTGGGCGTCATAAACCCTGTGCCTGAGGAGCTGAACCTGGCCCAGTACCTTATCAAGCAGACACTGTCCTTGTCACGTGACTGCCTGGACTCGCAGACCTTCCTGTCCCCAGAGAAGGAGACCTTCAAACGCTGGGCAGAGCTCATCTCGCCCATGGAGGACTCCTCCACCAGCATCACAGTGACCAGCTTCTCCCCAGAAGATGCTGCATCTCCACAGGGGGAGTGGACCATCGTGGAACTGGAAACGCATCACTGACCGCACAGAGCAGAGCGTGCCAGACAGTTGACGCCTTCACTATGAACGTCTCTACGTCAAGTTTGTCttaatttattataatttatacgattattctgtctctctctttctgatttttgttttgtcctggACTCTGCAGAACTCTGGACTTTGCAGCAGCTTATTTGCATTCTCCATTATGCCCCATGGACTGTTTCTTGACACAAATGGGGCTGTTATGCATGCTgatatttttgtatgtttgacTGTTAAATTGATGTTGCTTCAAAGCTCTAGAAAAGAATAGagtacgaaaaaaaaaacatttctttctgaTAACGTGGTTGACCGGAGTTTCTTAAAGAAAAGTAATATTAGCCCATTGGCTTGCATTTAGTGTCATACTGAAAATAAAGATTTGTGTttctggaaaaaatgaaattcctCACTGTCAGGCTTTAGAGTGATTATTTGTGTGGGGGACACAGACTCTTATTGTATTCTGATTTCaggtttgtttctttttttgtaattttgccAATTTTAACTTTTTTGAGAGAGGTTTAGTTTATTAAAATCATAACTGGTGGAGGGATATTTTATCATACTGCTAactaacagctgctgtaaattaGCATAACTAGTGAAAGCACATATGTGTCACAAAACATAACCATATTAATGGAAGAAAGCTACCTGTGAAAAATGTGTACGGTGCGTTTACGACCTTGTTCCAGCAGCCATTTTTAGGAGGCAGGCCGCGTTGCTAGGTGATACCACAGCGGCCTCTCGTGGCTCTCTGCTAACATGACGCTCGTGCTGCGTTCAAACACGGCGGCTCGTGCAGGTGCGCTTCAAGGCATGATTGGTTCAACGAACGGAAATCAGTTTGAGGGTCTCATTAGCTCAACGGCTCAATTAACCAGCCTCAGCGAGCAGTAATGACAGCATACAAAGAGACGACTCCTGTGTGGAAAACAACAATTATCGTCAGCACATCACTTCAGGTAGAGTTCTACTCCCAAACTATCAAATATTCTGAGCTTGGTTTCACATGGCGGTTGAATAAAGTTTAGCCATCTTTGCTAACTTAGCTATCAAACATTAGCTGACAGGCGGCACCGGAAACAAACCGCAAAGCGTTCGCTAAGATAATAATAGTCGGTAAAATATTTCTCGTTGTGCAACTTAGTCTTCAAAACAAACTTAGAAGCAACGTTAATTCAGTAATCTGTATTTCCTTTATCAGAATCATGACACAAACAGGATGCTCAGCGCGCAGCTGCACCGAATCAGACTTTCAGACGCTGCTGAGTCCGGAGcctttattttccctctgtCAGGTAAACCTGCTCTATTTTCTGCTATAAAACAACCCAGTAACCATGGACCCCAGCCCTACGGGTCTCTATGCACAGTTAGTTCTCCAATGCACCTGCCGTACAGTTTTAAACCAAGTTTACAACATTAACTCTGCACTAACACAGCAAATAAGTAATTTGATAAGCTGCTATTCGACGCTTACCTGAAAACAGACCTCATGTATTCTTAATAAGCCAGTCTGTAATGGATGTTGTGGTCACAGTGGCCACCTCTATCAtcaaactgatttttattttttttatttttatttttttgttgaagctTGACATTAATAACTTGTGACATTTGTAACTGACTTGCCCAGGTACTGCATTTCTATTGGTTGACCCTCAAGACCTCCAAGAGAGTTTAGAGGAATCTGGACTCATTGAGAGGATCAAGACCTTCGTAGAAGTCCACCGGAACAGCTTTCTGCTACTCTATTCCCCCTTTAATGGGAAAAAGGAATTGGAAGTCTTGTCTATGATTCAACGCAGGTAGATAAATGGCTGCATTGTGTCTTTACT
This DNA window, taken from Chelmon rostratus isolate fCheRos1 chromosome 4, fCheRos1.pri, whole genome shotgun sequence, encodes the following:
- the LOC121605797 gene encoding protein SPO16 homolog is translated as MTAYKETTPVWKTTIIVSTSLQNHDTNRMLSAQLHRIRLSDAAESGAFIFPLSGTAFLLVDPQDLQESLEESGLIERIKTFVEVHRNSFLLLYSPFNGKKELEVLSMIQRRFFGSNLRILPVRNNAEIVKGMLTVAKATSKPHVDRIRDRMSLARAHIIESSPVWEMLRDILSSHTSV